Proteins encoded together in one Arvicanthis niloticus isolate mArvNil1 chromosome 7, mArvNil1.pat.X, whole genome shotgun sequence window:
- the LOC117712814 gene encoding uncharacterized protein LOC117712814, translating to MRPVSEKERNISHSCHAWSFDHSDGEATHTDCISGAPCNLVISYVMLPQTPKIKIKLQCNDSASVSVLPDNIPPVGRRTPWAAARKGLGTRWLEKMPTVVEGSSKAVPVNRDERMDLFSIVEVLADQWMSF from the exons CTGCCATGCTTGGTCATTCGATCACAGTGATGGAGAAGCAACCCATACAGATTGCATCTCTGGAGCCCCATGCAATTTGGTCATCAGCTATGTGATGTTACCTCAGACCCCAAAAATTAAG aTAAAACTCCAATGTAATGACTCCGCAAGTGTGTCAGTGCTTCCGGACAACATCCCTCCAGTGGGCAGAAGGACCCCTTGGGCTGCAGCCCGGAAGGGTCTGG GCACTAGATGGTTGGAAAAGATGCCAACTGTTGTTGAAGGATCTTCTAAAGCTGTTCCAGTTAACAGAGATGAAAGGATGGATCTGTTCAGCATTGTGGAGGTCCTAGCAGATCAATGGATGAGCTTCTGA